In Pedobacter sp. WC2423, the following are encoded in one genomic region:
- a CDS encoding pentapeptide repeat-containing protein, protein MSEQTEPTIHQDKTFTNIDYSEKQLLNREFIKCVFINCDFSKSDLRNNDFEGCYFKQCNFSMAMVDGAGFRDVTFTGCKVLGVNFTRCNKFMFSFTFVQSYLDYSTFFGTKLRKTNFTDCSLKEVDFSNVDLSESVFKNCELSGATFINTILEKADFRTALNYGMDPDLNKMKKAKFSALNLSGLLHKHNLDIE, encoded by the coding sequence ATGAGCGAGCAAACCGAGCCTACAATACACCAGGATAAAACATTTACGAATATTGATTATTCAGAGAAACAGTTATTGAACAGAGAGTTTATTAAATGTGTTTTCATTAACTGTGACTTTAGCAAGAGCGACTTGCGAAATAACGATTTTGAAGGTTGCTACTTTAAACAGTGCAACTTTTCGATGGCCATGGTCGATGGTGCTGGGTTTAGGGACGTTACCTTTACGGGTTGCAAAGTATTGGGCGTAAATTTCACACGCTGTAACAAGTTTATGTTTTCTTTTACTTTTGTTCAATCCTATCTGGATTATTCTACTTTTTTTGGGACGAAGTTGAGAAAGACAAATTTTACCGACTGCTCATTAAAAGAGGTCGATTTTTCGAATGTAGATCTCTCTGAATCTGTATTTAAAAATTGCGAACTAAGTGGCGCAACATTCATAAATACGATACTTGAGAAAGCAGATTTTAGAACTGCACTGAACTATGGTATGGATCCTGATCTGAACAAGATGAAAAAAGCAAAGTTTTCGGCACTTAATTTAAGTGGTCTGCTCCATAAGCACAATCTAGATATTGAATAA
- a CDS encoding TetR/AcrR family transcriptional regulator has translation MVLENAYKRKKEPEINKKMIIDMAIEIGATEDWHQVTFQAIADRTGLSKGGIIHHFRNKEELLDEMMRQGLDELTESVKQYKLDGNILEKDGSLAYLKFIISKSDDESYKKKMRVVLQAIMISEHYREMWDSWCRANILPPEGEINIHGLVTKLVADGIWYTENLGYGALTEKNKQDILDYLTPKL, from the coding sequence ATGGTATTAGAGAATGCTTATAAACGTAAAAAGGAGCCAGAGATCAACAAAAAAATGATCATTGATATGGCTATTGAGATAGGTGCAACTGAGGATTGGCATCAGGTAACTTTTCAGGCGATAGCCGACCGGACGGGGCTGAGTAAAGGTGGTATTATACATCACTTCCGGAACAAGGAAGAACTGCTCGATGAAATGATGAGGCAAGGCCTTGACGAATTGACCGAATCAGTAAAGCAATATAAACTCGATGGCAACATATTGGAAAAGGATGGAAGTCTGGCCTATCTTAAGTTCATCATCAGCAAAAGTGATGATGAAAGCTACAAGAAGAAAATGCGGGTTGTGCTACAGGCCATAATGATCAGCGAGCATTATAGGGAAATGTGGGACAGCTGGTGCAGGGCAAACATTTTGCCACCCGAGGGTGAAATCAATATACACGGACTGGTTACCAAACTAGTTGCAGATGGGATATGGTATACAGAAAATCTGGGTTACGGTGCACTTACTGAGAAAAATAAGCAGGATATCCTGGATTATTTAACACCAAAACTATAA
- a CDS encoding efflux RND transporter periplasmic adaptor subunit — protein MQNLRRLFVPISFAGLFFSSCGNQQQGDQKWGSGAPQPFPVIMVSASNTILTEDYPAMLEGQQNVDIRPKVDGFIEKIYVDEGSNVVKGQLLFRLQAPQYEQEVKNAEGNIKSAVAAFNSAKLQLKKAEPLAERGIVNKFEVDEARYNLQAKEAALSQARTTLVNARVNVGYTNIVSPMNGIIGAIPYKTGSLVSSAAPQPLTTVSDVSRLYAYFSLDEKKYLDFAASYPGKNTKEKINKFPEVSLVLANGKAYSSKGKLETIAGQINPSTGTATLRAVFDNPENLVRSGSSATIRIPMAINNAVIIPQSATYEMQDKRFVYVVAADGTINSREIKVNPISNDTNFVVKEGIKAGERIVSDGMSGLKDKMKIIPTDPSKMGTQPNY, from the coding sequence ATGCAAAATTTGAGAAGGCTTTTTGTGCCTATTTCTTTCGCGGGCTTATTCTTTAGTTCCTGTGGAAACCAACAGCAAGGCGACCAGAAATGGGGTTCCGGCGCACCGCAACCTTTCCCCGTAATTATGGTATCGGCCTCCAATACAATCCTTACCGAAGATTACCCGGCAATGCTAGAAGGGCAGCAAAATGTAGATATCCGTCCCAAGGTAGACGGTTTCATCGAAAAAATTTATGTAGATGAAGGCTCTAATGTCGTTAAGGGTCAACTTCTTTTTAGACTTCAGGCCCCACAGTACGAACAGGAGGTGAAAAATGCGGAAGGCAATATCAAAAGTGCCGTGGCGGCGTTCAATTCTGCTAAACTTCAGCTCAAAAAAGCCGAGCCACTGGCTGAACGGGGAATTGTAAATAAATTTGAGGTCGATGAGGCCCGTTACAACCTTCAAGCCAAGGAAGCTGCACTATCACAGGCACGTACAACACTGGTCAATGCCAGGGTAAATGTTGGATACACAAATATCGTTAGCCCAATGAATGGTATCATTGGAGCCATTCCCTATAAAACCGGAAGTTTAGTCAGCAGTGCTGCACCACAGCCGCTTACCACCGTATCTGATGTGAGCAGGTTGTATGCTTATTTTTCGTTAGATGAAAAGAAATACCTCGACTTTGCAGCGTCTTATCCAGGCAAAAACACAAAAGAAAAAATTAATAAGTTCCCGGAGGTTAGCCTTGTGCTTGCTAATGGTAAAGCGTACAGTTCAAAAGGGAAATTGGAGACTATTGCAGGACAAATCAATCCCTCTACCGGTACGGCAACCTTACGTGCTGTATTTGATAATCCTGAAAATCTGGTGCGAAGCGGATCGAGTGCGACCATACGCATCCCAATGGCAATAAATAATGCAGTAATCATACCCCAAAGTGCTACCTATGAGATGCAGGATAAACGTTTTGTATATGTTGTTGCAGCTGATGGTACCATCAATAGCAGAGAAATCAAGGTGAATCCAATTTCCAACGATACAAACTTTGTAGTAAAAGAAGGAATTAAAGCCGGCGAAAGGATTGTATCAGATGGAATGTCAGGCCTTAAAGACAAAATGAAAATCATTCCTACAGACCCTTCGAAAATGGGTACACAACCAAATTACTAG
- a CDS encoding efflux RND transporter permease subunit: MLRKFIENPVLSTVISVIIVILGILGLYTLPISQYPDIAPPTVEVKTSYQGANADVVMNSVIVPLEEQINGVENMSYMTSTASNDGTATITIFFKLGTDPDLAAINVQNRVTKATSLLPAEVIKSGVTTSKRQSSLVFIFDVYSTNKTYDEAFIQNYVNLNLMPQLKRVPGVGDAFLYGAKDYSMRIWLKPEAMAAYKLVPQDIMQKLTEQNIEAAPGKFGENGKMAFQYVMKYKGRLKTAEDFDKIVIRADQKGNILRLKDVARVELGALSYASGAVTKGGLASTSIAITQSAGSNAHELIKQCEKIVNESGKDFPEGLHHKTFLNANEFLDASIEKVIHTLIEAFILVFIVVFIFLQDFRSTLIPAISVPVAIIGTFFFLKLFGFSINMLTLFALVLAIGIVVDDAIVVVEAVHAKLAHGAKNAKKATLHAMSEISSAIISITLVMAAVFIPVSFIDGSAGVFYKQFGLTLAIAIVISAINALTLSPALCAIFLKPHVQHDGDQQKGVMNRFYNGFNASFEAMTSKYKKTVEFLIKRKWLALCSIIVFSALSFYLIKTTPTGFVPNEDGGAIFSDIILPPSSSLERTEVLADQVEKIVSSVPEVESVTRLAGQDLISGAGGSYATLFIRLKPWKERKHKGQDVQSIVGQLFGRTVHVKGAQIIFFAAPTLLGFGNTTGFEFNLQDRTNGDPGKFGQAMGKFLGALNQRPEILYATTSFNNNFPQFQLDINVERCEQAGIAVNMVLNTMQGYYGGIYASDFNRFGKQYRVMVQADAGSRATPESINSIFVKTNSGQMAPISEFVTLKKVHGPEFLNRFNLFNSAAITGLQKPGYSSGDAIKAIQEVADQTLPRKFTYEFSGLSREEVESGGQTILIFLLVLVFVYFLLCAQYESYIVPFAVLLSLPIGLSGAFLFGKLFGVDNNIFVQISLVMLIGLLAKNAILIVEFALLHRRSGQGIVAAAVGGATARLRPILMTSFAFIFGLLPLMFAQGAGAMSNRSIGTAAIGGMLVGTIFGILIIPTLFIICQSLQEKISGAPSKRTESEHDEAFI; the protein is encoded by the coding sequence ATGTTAAGAAAATTTATAGAAAACCCGGTATTGTCTACTGTTATCTCTGTGATCATTGTGATCTTAGGCATACTTGGATTGTATACTCTTCCCATATCACAATATCCTGACATTGCCCCACCAACTGTTGAGGTAAAAACGAGTTACCAGGGCGCCAATGCTGATGTAGTTATGAACAGTGTGATCGTACCATTAGAGGAACAGATCAACGGAGTAGAAAATATGTCTTACATGACTTCTACTGCAAGTAATGACGGTACAGCGACCATAACTATCTTTTTTAAGCTGGGAACCGATCCCGATCTGGCTGCTATAAATGTACAGAACAGGGTAACCAAAGCCACCAGCCTGTTGCCTGCTGAAGTGATCAAATCGGGTGTAACCACCAGCAAACGCCAGTCCAGTTTAGTGTTTATTTTTGATGTATACAGCACCAACAAGACATACGATGAAGCCTTTATCCAAAACTATGTTAACCTAAACCTGATGCCCCAGCTTAAGCGGGTTCCCGGTGTTGGCGATGCATTTTTATACGGTGCGAAAGACTATTCCATGCGTATCTGGCTGAAGCCAGAAGCAATGGCTGCATATAAACTTGTCCCCCAGGATATAATGCAGAAACTTACAGAACAGAACATAGAAGCAGCACCTGGCAAATTCGGCGAGAATGGGAAAATGGCTTTCCAGTATGTAATGAAATACAAAGGAAGGCTTAAAACGGCAGAAGATTTCGACAAGATCGTGATCCGGGCAGACCAGAAGGGCAACATTCTGCGTCTGAAAGATGTGGCAAGGGTAGAACTCGGTGCACTAAGCTATGCCAGCGGAGCAGTAACAAAAGGTGGTTTGGCTTCCACCTCTATTGCCATTACGCAATCGGCCGGTTCCAATGCGCACGAACTAATAAAACAATGTGAAAAAATCGTAAACGAAAGTGGAAAGGATTTTCCGGAAGGCCTGCACCATAAGACCTTCCTTAACGCTAACGAATTTTTGGATGCCTCCATTGAGAAAGTAATACATACGCTCATTGAGGCATTTATCCTGGTCTTTATTGTAGTTTTTATATTCCTACAGGATTTTCGTTCAACACTTATTCCTGCTATTTCGGTTCCGGTAGCCATTATCGGCACATTCTTCTTCCTAAAACTATTCGGTTTCAGTATCAATATGCTCACGCTGTTCGCTTTGGTACTTGCCATCGGTATTGTAGTAGATGATGCCATTGTAGTGGTAGAAGCAGTGCACGCTAAACTGGCACATGGTGCTAAAAATGCAAAAAAAGCAACTTTACATGCCATGAGCGAAATCAGCAGCGCCATTATTTCAATTACACTGGTAATGGCAGCTGTCTTTATTCCCGTATCCTTTATCGACGGTTCTGCAGGTGTTTTTTATAAACAGTTCGGACTAACCCTGGCTATTGCCATTGTAATTTCAGCCATCAATGCTTTAACCCTTAGTCCTGCCTTGTGCGCCATTTTCCTTAAGCCCCATGTGCAGCATGATGGTGATCAGCAAAAAGGTGTAATGAATAGATTTTATAATGGGTTTAATGCTTCTTTTGAGGCCATGACATCCAAATATAAAAAAACTGTAGAATTCCTCATTAAAAGGAAATGGCTGGCGCTTTGTTCTATTATTGTTTTTTCTGCATTGAGTTTTTACCTCATAAAGACCACTCCGACAGGCTTTGTGCCGAATGAAGATGGTGGAGCTATTTTTTCAGACATTATCCTTCCCCCATCCTCTTCGCTGGAAAGAACAGAGGTGCTTGCAGATCAGGTAGAGAAGATTGTTAGCTCAGTTCCGGAAGTAGAATCAGTTACCCGTTTAGCCGGGCAAGATCTGATTAGCGGTGCGGGCGGATCATATGCAACACTTTTCATCAGGCTAAAACCATGGAAAGAGCGTAAACACAAAGGTCAGGATGTACAGAGCATTGTGGGCCAGCTTTTTGGCCGAACCGTTCATGTAAAAGGCGCACAAATTATTTTCTTTGCCGCTCCAACACTACTTGGTTTTGGAAACACTACCGGTTTCGAATTCAACCTGCAGGACCGCACCAATGGCGATCCGGGCAAATTCGGACAGGCCATGGGTAAATTCCTCGGGGCATTAAACCAGCGACCGGAGATCCTATATGCAACCACCTCATTCAATAACAACTTTCCACAGTTCCAACTTGATATAAACGTAGAAAGATGTGAGCAGGCTGGAATAGCTGTAAATATGGTACTTAATACTATGCAGGGCTACTATGGTGGTATTTATGCTTCTGACTTTAACCGTTTCGGCAAACAGTATCGTGTAATGGTACAGGCCGATGCAGGTTCCAGGGCAACTCCTGAAAGCATCAATAGTATATTTGTAAAAACAAATAGCGGGCAGATGGCGCCAATATCGGAGTTTGTTACCCTTAAAAAGGTACATGGCCCGGAATTCTTAAATCGCTTCAATCTATTCAACTCAGCTGCTATTACGGGGTTACAAAAACCTGGCTATAGTTCCGGAGATGCGATAAAGGCAATACAGGAAGTTGCAGATCAGACCTTACCCAGAAAATTTACATACGAATTTTCAGGTTTATCAAGGGAAGAAGTAGAAAGCGGAGGACAGACCATCCTCATTTTCTTATTGGTACTTGTTTTTGTTTACTTTCTATTGTGTGCACAATACGAAAGTTACATAGTTCCATTCGCAGTACTGTTATCGCTCCCAATCGGGCTATCAGGCGCATTCCTTTTCGGGAAACTGTTTGGGGTAGATAATAATATATTTGTACAGATCAGTCTTGTAATGCTGATTGGCCTATTGGCCAAGAATGCCATTCTGATTGTAGAATTTGCATTGTTGCACCGCAGGAGTGGACAGGGAATTGTGGCCGCGGCAGTTGGTGGTGCCACAGCGAGGTTGCGCCCGATCCTGATGACCTCTTTTGCCTTTATCTTTGGGCTTTTGCCACTGATGTTCGCACAAGGTGCGGGAGCGATGAGCAATCGTTCTATTGGTACAGCTGCAATTGGAGGTATGCTTGTGGGTACCATCTTTGGCATTTTAATTATCCCTACACTATTCATCATCTGCCAAAGCCTGCAGGAAAAAATAAGCGGTGCCCCCTCGAAAAGGACAGAAAGCGAGCATGATGAGGCTTTTATCTAA
- a CDS encoding TolC family protein: protein MMNNNYKWLIPALLLMASCQVTKKYEAAAVPASTNYRSIKISDTISTASVPWKSFFADTVLQDLIAEGISNNLDLKIAYQRIVSSRTGLWRSKQAFIPELNSTIGIKQSKLPFPQGFGLVKDATQFDIGLQMNWEVDIWGRLGSAKKSAYAELMATQEAQRAIQTQLVADIASNYISLLSLDSQLELLQKTVKNRKEDVETMEALNASNIVNGAAVVQSKANHAAAKVAIPEVKKQIFETENAICALLNREQGNVERGSLANFSLPESLQTGVPSALLQNRPDVKQAEQLLRAAFQHTNVARTSFYPSLRITGGSGFSSFNFKNLFTVSSLFANIAGGLTQPILARGENKAKLKIMESEQQIALYNFQKVMVVAAKEVSDAMFTIQTAQEKQTERTSQVRFLEQSVEFTKELLRYNSSTNYTDVLTSENNLLNAQSGNIEDKVQKLQGIILLYKALGGGWR from the coding sequence ATGATGAACAACAATTATAAATGGCTTATACCCGCACTGCTGCTTATGGCATCGTGCCAGGTAACCAAAAAATATGAGGCGGCGGCGGTACCTGCGTCCACCAACTATCGATCAATTAAAATTTCGGATACCATCAGCACAGCAAGTGTACCCTGGAAGTCCTTTTTTGCTGATACGGTACTACAAGACTTGATCGCCGAAGGGATTAGTAATAATCTCGATCTGAAAATAGCCTATCAGCGGATTGTATCTTCAAGAACCGGTTTATGGAGAAGCAAACAGGCCTTCATTCCGGAACTAAACAGCACAATAGGCATCAAACAATCCAAACTTCCTTTTCCACAAGGTTTTGGGTTGGTAAAGGATGCCACGCAATTTGATATTGGGCTACAGATGAATTGGGAAGTCGATATTTGGGGAAGACTGGGAAGTGCCAAGAAATCAGCTTATGCAGAACTTATGGCTACCCAAGAGGCACAGCGGGCAATACAGACGCAACTGGTTGCTGATATTGCCAGCAACTATATATCTTTGCTCTCTTTGGACAGCCAACTTGAACTTCTACAAAAGACGGTCAAAAACCGTAAAGAAGATGTAGAAACCATGGAGGCACTGAATGCATCAAATATTGTAAATGGTGCAGCGGTAGTACAGAGTAAAGCAAACCATGCGGCCGCCAAAGTTGCTATTCCTGAAGTAAAAAAACAGATCTTCGAGACTGAAAATGCAATTTGCGCTTTATTGAACCGTGAACAGGGTAATGTGGAAAGAGGATCTCTGGCCAACTTTAGTTTACCCGAAAGCTTGCAGACTGGTGTACCATCCGCGCTACTGCAAAACAGGCCGGACGTAAAACAGGCAGAGCAGTTGTTAAGGGCAGCTTTCCAGCATACAAATGTGGCAAGAACCTCCTTTTACCCAAGCTTGAGGATTACAGGCGGTTCCGGGTTTTCGAGCTTTAATTTTAAGAATTTATTTACTGTAAGCAGTCTGTTTGCTAATATTGCAGGAGGGCTAACACAGCCCATCCTGGCCAGGGGCGAGAATAAAGCAAAGCTCAAAATTATGGAATCCGAGCAGCAAATAGCCCTGTATAACTTCCAGAAGGTAATGGTGGTAGCTGCAAAAGAAGTATCTGATGCGATGTTTACCATTCAGACTGCCCAGGAAAAGCAGACTGAACGTACTTCGCAAGTCAGGTTTCTCGAGCAATCGGTAGAATTTACCAAAGAACTACTGAGGTACAATTCCTCAACGAACTATACCGATGTACTCACCTCTGAGAATAATCTTTTAAATGCACAATCAGGAAACATTGAAGATAAAGTTCAAAAGTTACAGGGAATAATTTTGTTATACAAGGCCTTAGGTGGAGGATGGAGATAA
- a CDS encoding adenylate/guanylate cyclase domain-containing protein yields MNLINNLKAVILSIADFFRRSSEVLEEDRVFLFLDINSSTESAERLGNREYSRYLNRFFEQVEDAAYSCNGEIYECVGDEVVLSWEKNDAYNQQNCIRCFFMIKDDVAAHKSLYIREFGQMPVFKGSIHGGKVMPTAPLIYREKPVYHGHVLNVTSRLQELCYQYGQELIVSLNVWEKIPVNKSYRAFAIGLVKIRGSAFPLEIFGVKSVQAK; encoded by the coding sequence ATGAATTTAATCAATAATCTTAAAGCTGTTATTCTTTCAATCGCAGATTTTTTTAGAAGATCATCAGAAGTATTGGAAGAAGATAGGGTTTTTCTTTTTCTGGACATCAATTCTTCTACAGAGAGTGCAGAACGCTTGGGAAACAGGGAATATAGCCGGTATTTAAATCGGTTTTTTGAGCAGGTCGAAGATGCCGCCTATAGCTGTAATGGAGAAATCTATGAATGCGTTGGAGACGAGGTAGTATTGAGCTGGGAAAAAAATGATGCCTATAATCAGCAAAATTGTATCCGCTGTTTTTTTATGATAAAAGATGATGTGGCGGCACATAAATCTCTATACATTAGGGAATTCGGACAGATGCCCGTCTTCAAGGGAAGTATCCACGGAGGAAAAGTGATGCCCACAGCTCCATTAATATATAGAGAAAAGCCAGTATACCATGGGCATGTGCTCAATGTTACTTCCAGGTTACAAGAGCTTTGTTATCAGTACGGGCAGGAGCTGATCGTTTCACTAAATGTATGGGAAAAAATCCCGGTTAATAAGAGCTATCGGGCGTTTGCAATAGGATTGGTTAAAATTAGGGGGAGTGCCTTCCCACTAGAGATCTTCGGCGTGAAATCTGTCCAGGCAAAATAA
- a CDS encoding redoxin domain-containing protein, translating to MKYIRLLLMTTVATIYSPMVFAQVHTYSLKGKIGQLNIPAKAYLYYTNSTGWKIDSTLIKQGKFTFSGPIFADQQAALFVNKLGDGVRSSNAVYIKLYLEAGNINVNSPDSASNSTVSGGPLNTDNARLNAAMSAVNKKLTTMKSDYSKATQAMRENKEFNDKMERVNDSLRSEQNRVYYAFIKDHPNSLISLYALHSYADYFPDANQLEAIFRTLSQNVRSSKPGKEYGAELAKLKNTAIGAIAPDFTQADTSGKAVSLHDFKGKYVLLDFWASWCGPCRAENPNVVAAYNKYKDSGFAIVGISLDQQGAKDKWLKAIHDDHLTWTQLSELKAWQNQVSQLYSVSAIPQNFLIGPDGKIVGKDLLGQDLTNKLQEIFKK from the coding sequence ATGAAATACATCAGACTTTTACTAATGACCACTGTCGCGACCATATATTCTCCTATGGTATTTGCGCAAGTCCATACTTATTCGCTAAAGGGGAAGATCGGGCAGTTGAACATACCTGCCAAAGCCTATTTGTATTATACTAACTCTACTGGCTGGAAAATAGATTCGACTTTGATCAAACAAGGTAAATTTACTTTTTCAGGACCAATTTTTGCTGATCAACAGGCTGCTCTATTTGTCAACAAATTAGGCGATGGTGTACGTTCCAGTAATGCTGTCTATATCAAGCTTTACCTTGAAGCAGGAAATATTAACGTAAACAGTCCGGATTCGGCCAGCAATTCCACGGTTTCAGGCGGGCCATTGAATACAGATAATGCCCGTTTGAATGCCGCGATGTCAGCAGTAAATAAAAAACTGACTACAATGAAAAGCGATTATAGTAAGGCAACGCAAGCGATGAGAGAGAACAAAGAATTTAATGATAAAATGGAAAGGGTAAATGATTCTCTTCGTAGTGAGCAAAATAGAGTATACTATGCTTTTATAAAGGATCATCCCAATTCACTGATCAGCTTATACGCTTTACATAGCTATGCCGACTATTTTCCAGACGCCAATCAACTCGAAGCGATTTTTCGTACTTTATCCCAAAACGTCCGGTCATCTAAGCCGGGCAAGGAATATGGTGCCGAGCTCGCGAAGCTGAAAAACACAGCAATCGGCGCGATTGCTCCCGATTTTACGCAGGCAGACACATCCGGTAAAGCCGTATCACTTCATGATTTTAAAGGTAAATATGTGCTACTTGATTTTTGGGCCAGCTGGTGCGGCCCTTGCCGGGCGGAAAATCCAAACGTAGTTGCTGCCTACAACAAATATAAAGACAGTGGATTTGCTATTGTGGGTATATCACTTGACCAACAAGGAGCAAAAGATAAATGGCTAAAGGCCATCCATGATGATCATCTGACATGGACACAGCTGTCAGAACTTAAAGCATGGCAGAATCAGGTTTCACAGCTATATTCAGTTAGCGCTATTCCACAAAATTTTCTGATCGGACCAGATGGTAAAATTGTAGGTAAAGATCTTCTGGGGCAGGATCTCACCAATAAGCTGCAAGAGATTTTTAAGAAATAA
- a CDS encoding helix-turn-helix domain-containing protein has protein sequence MPESFINIHSIAEFHRYYGLESPKHPLVSVIDLKKIKRKDEDSAQHFHHLGLYAAVYKKFDGSFKYGRSDYDFQEGALMFIAPDQVIQTSSDTDAEIDEGWLLAFHPDFIYGSELGKKIRNYTFFDYTSNEALYVSDEEKKTLEVIISTIETEYSKNIDRHTQGLILNNIELLLNYCDRFYERQFLTRSKVSSDILQNFEQLLNHYFDDENLIDRGIPEVRYFAEKLCLSSNYLSDLLTKYSGKTTIEHIHLRLVDKAKNLLLGTSRSISEIAYELGFEHPSHFTKIFKTKTGLSPLHFRKNQN, from the coding sequence ATGCCGGAATCATTCATCAATATTCATTCGATTGCAGAGTTTCATCGATATTACGGTCTTGAAAGTCCGAAACATCCTCTGGTAAGCGTTATCGACCTTAAAAAAATCAAAAGAAAAGATGAGGATTCCGCCCAGCATTTTCATCATCTGGGTTTATATGCAGCTGTTTACAAAAAATTCGACGGCAGCTTTAAGTACGGCCGCTCAGATTATGATTTTCAGGAAGGTGCTTTGATGTTCATTGCGCCTGATCAGGTAATACAGACAAGCTCTGATACTGATGCTGAGATTGACGAAGGATGGTTACTGGCATTTCACCCTGATTTTATTTATGGTTCCGAATTGGGTAAAAAGATTCGGAACTATACTTTTTTCGATTATACAAGCAATGAAGCACTGTACGTTTCTGATGAGGAAAAGAAAACGCTTGAGGTGATAATTTCTACCATTGAAACAGAATATTCAAAAAACATCGACCGGCATACACAAGGTTTGATTTTAAATAATATCGAGTTACTTCTCAACTATTGCGATCGCTTCTACGAAAGGCAGTTTTTGACGAGGTCAAAAGTGAGCAGCGATATTCTTCAGAATTTTGAACAGTTGCTCAATCACTATTTTGATGACGAAAATCTCATTGACAGAGGTATCCCCGAAGTGAGATACTTCGCAGAAAAACTTTGTCTTTCTTCTAACTATTTATCTGACCTTCTCACTAAATATTCCGGGAAAACTACGATTGAACATATTCATCTCAGGTTGGTTGATAAAGCAAAAAATCTGCTGCTTGGAACTTCAAGATCCATCAGCGAAATTGCTTATGAGCTTGGATTCGAACATCCTTCACATTTCACAAAAATATTTAAAACAAAGACAGGATTATCGCCACTTCATTTCAGGAAAAACCAGAATTGA
- a CDS encoding SDR family oxidoreductase → MKKTVLITGASSGFGKASAKLFQNQGWNVIAAMRSPEKEDELKDSENLHLVKLDVTDLESIKKSVEQGLEKFGKIDVLINSAGYGLIGVFESSDEAQIQKQFEVNVFGLMNMTKAILPAMRKQKKGVIINISSFGGVTASPFTSLYNSSKFAVEGFSEALYFELSSFGISVKIVEPGSVATNFRNGMEMIQNTIEDYNQELATFIPKFTKRTEHLANATTEEVADTIFEAATDGQSKLRYSIGDDAKFYIDLKNQNSEEDFLRRMQE, encoded by the coding sequence ATGAAAAAGACAGTATTGATAACAGGGGCATCATCAGGATTTGGAAAAGCGTCCGCAAAATTGTTTCAAAACCAGGGCTGGAATGTCATCGCTGCTATGCGTTCTCCTGAAAAGGAAGACGAATTAAAGGATAGTGAAAATCTACATTTGGTAAAACTGGATGTTACAGATTTGGAAAGTATTAAAAAATCAGTTGAACAAGGACTAGAAAAGTTCGGTAAGATTGACGTTCTCATCAACAGTGCAGGTTACGGTTTGATAGGCGTTTTCGAATCGTCGGACGAAGCTCAGATTCAAAAACAATTTGAAGTCAATGTTTTCGGCTTGATGAATATGACTAAAGCCATTTTACCGGCGATGAGAAAACAAAAAAAAGGAGTTATCATCAATATTTCATCTTTCGGAGGTGTGACAGCCAGTCCTTTTACAAGTTTATACAACAGTTCGAAATTTGCCGTCGAAGGTTTTTCTGAAGCATTATATTTTGAATTGTCATCTTTTGGAATTTCCGTAAAAATTGTAGAACCCGGAAGCGTTGCGACCAATTTCAGAAACGGAATGGAAATGATTCAGAATACGATTGAAGATTACAATCAGGAATTGGCGACTTTCATTCCAAAGTTTACAAAACGTACGGAACATTTAGCAAATGCTACGACCGAAGAAGTTGCAGATACTATTTTTGAGGCAGCAACAGATGGTCAATCCAAATTGAGATACAGTATTGGGGATGATGCAAAGTTCTACATCGATTTGAAAAATCAAAATTCTGAAGAAGATTTTTTAAGACGTATGCAGGAATAA